The Solanum pennellii chromosome 4, SPENNV200 genomic interval AACGTCTGAGCCTCCTTACTTtcgtgttattattatttttcttccttCTGATCCCGGATAAAGGATCTATCCCATGATCCACATCGAATGATGATTCAAAACTTGGAGAAGAAATAAAGCTTTCAGTTTCATCATTAGGTTTCTCATCACAACACTCACTGTTGAAACTGAACCAGCCACTATCAACAGAGGAAAAACTCATATTTAACCTACTTTTTCTACTTTCCCCCCTTCTCATGTTGTTGTTATCATGATCGGAATATTCAGAACTCGGCGAATTGTATGTTTTACTTGCCAAGTTATGAGCTTTTCTGAGTATGTAAGGGTGATGTGGGGTTGAGGGAGGTACTGGAACAGGGGAATTATCAAGTATATTGGCAGGGGAAAATTTGTATAGTGAAAGTGGCATTGGACTTTTAGGCAAAAAAGAAGCTTTTTTGGGTCGACAAAAGCGAAAAGAAGGCATAGAGAGCTTGAGTTTAAATCTCCTCGTCATATCTAAGTGATGcaaaatgcaatttttttttggtaacaaatGAGATGAGtgcacaacaacaacaacaacgtaCTTACTATAATTTCACAAGTGAGATCTTGACAAGATATATATAGTGTACACAGACCTTACCCTTACCATGACAGACAGAGAGAAACTGTTTTTGATAAACTGTCAAcgcaagaaaacaaaaagataaaaaggttGACAATAAATACAACAAAATAGTAGAAAGttagtaacaaaaaaattgttaacccaaaaccaaaatatattattgttatggACGTTGGTACAATCAATTACAGGCGGAATGTTCACTACCGATTAGCCATGTCCAAGGAATTTGGAGTTCAAGGATTTGAGGTTGTTTTATATAAGAAATTTGAGGGAGAAATGGCCGGCTTTGGTCAGCTGACAGTAggctaattttttaattaagaatttcagtaatataactaatatatgttgtcagtataaataattttacatcatatttcaagtcatttttatttgttctagcaagtaatatattttatattcaagAATTCAATTCACATtttaagaaaattcaaataaagatATCTTTTAAATAACGTAATTGcgtaaattaaatatttacttggACGACGTAAACCTTCTCATATTAGGAGTTCTGTGACAGACCAAATCTGAGTGAGGTAATGTGAAAGCTACATAGAAATTCCCTCTAGAGGAAATGGTctcaaaaacataattttatgtaTAATGTCTTGAGTGTGACATTAAAATTTTTCTCCCctcttgtatttttcttttgttctttgaTGATAATTTGGATTAAGTACCATGATATTCCAGGAAAAATTAGGTGGGATGACTAGCTTTCAGATTGTCTATGaatatttagtcattttaaaaatgtaatcgagaaataatcactttttaagacaaacataaaattagaataaaaattatcttgtattaaaacagaaaaagttcaaattttgtaACAAGTGAAATGAAACCATGAACTCAACTACTCAAGGAGTCTTTCATTGAGTTCAAGCTCCAGGACAAAATAGGATCTTTTTTTTGAGTTCTAATTATCAGTAACTAGCGatattttttgtgtttaatttaaaaatattttatccaacTTACTATGAAGctgtcatatttttttcaatcaacaTTCTtgattgaaataagaaaaaaatcataactttTAACTTCATATTACTCTGATTCAACTAACGTAAAAGTAATATTATTGGCCATTGAATAacttttaagatttaattttttaatcaagaCAACCTCTAATTTActgatattattattgattttttcaATAAGTATACCTTCTTTCGAAAAACACTTTTCAATCAGTAACACCATCAAAAcatcaaaacatattttttataaaataacttttatcgTATCAAACACATGTAATAACATTAGATTTTCCTTGTAATATCAAATACAGCTCAGCTTGTCAACTATTGCCAGCAAGCTCCAATATTTTTATCACTATATTTTTCTtgctctttttttattttttttattttagattgaTAATATATACAAAGGTCGGTCAATTAGCCATCTGAAAAAAGGTTTTACGTTGAAAAAATCATACTATATTTATCCAGACGAGCATTGAAGAATTCCTTGCTGCCCAATACCATAAATTTGGTCATTCGAAAGTGActgtataatatttattagcaAGAATAAGGGCGTGTTCAATACGAAGGAAAATgcattgaaaaatatattattttaaaaatatttatatataatttaaataaatattatgaaatatacGCGTGGAATTATGGGTTTGTGGATGTGGAGGCTAAGGGGATAAGTCGTGAAAGTGAAGACGAGATGTGTTGGAGCCTACTAGACGATGGAGTAgacatattaattaatcaaatacaaAATGTTAGTTGTGAAACTAATTTTCTCCactttttattagaaaaattattttccttataattaagaaacttacttttttttttaaataaaatatttttcttaaatgttaACCAAATGAAgatagaaaattgaaaattaattttccaaaaaatgttACTATGTTTTATCCTAAGTTAGATCGTCGAATTATGT includes:
- the LOC107017520 gene encoding transcription repressor OFP7-like; translation: MTRRFKLKLSMPSFRFCRPKKASFLPKSPMPLSLYKFSPANILDNSPVPVPPSTPHHPYILRKAHNLASKTYNSPSSEYSDHDNNNMRRGESRKSRLNMSFSSVDSGWFSFNSECCDEKPNDETESFISSPSFESSFDVDHGIDPLSGIRRKKNNNNTKVRRLRRYLSNSLKDSMMPCMADGKVNESFAIVKRSVDPYDDFKNSMKEMIMEKEMFEAEDLEQLLLCFLSLNSRHHHAIIVEAFTEIWEELFGKSSKSMDLKLPRFQ